TGTTGTCCCTTCCCTTCTTGTCGATGGTCCACACATGGTCGATGTTGGGGTTATGGGCCACAATGTCCTTCAGCTTCTCATCCACCAGATAGGTGATATCCGCCCCCGGCGCCGCTTTGCGCAGGGCGTGGAGGAAAGGCGTGGTCAGCACCAGGTCCCCCAGATGCATCAAAAACGTGACGATGATCTTCTTTCCTGCCAGTTCAATCACAGGCCTTCCCCTCCTTCTTCAAAAAATCCATGAACACCTGCTCCGGGGTCACAGCCCCCATACAGGTCCAGTGGTCACAATGTTTCTTCAGGCAACCGGCACACTCCACGGGGCTCAGCAGTACCGTAGCGTTGGGATTGCCATAGGGGCCCGTCCGGTCCGGCCGGGTGGGACCGTACATGGTCACCAGGGGCTTCTGCAGCGCCGTGGCGATGTGCAGCGGCCCTGTATCCCCGCTTACATAGAATCGGGCTCCCTTGATCAGCGCCCCCAACTCACGCAGGCTGGTCTTGCCGATGAAGTCGATGAGCCGCGGATCTTCTCCAACCTGTTGCAGGATGGCCTCGCCCAGGGGAGCATCCCCCGGTCCGCCGGCCAGCACCACATAAAGCCCCCGTTCCAGGAACTTCTTCGCCAGGGCCGCATAATGGTCCAGGGGCCAGCGCTTCGTATCCCAGCGGGCGCCGGGCACGAACACCACATAGGGCAGCGGTCCCTCCTTATCCGGAATCCCCGCCCCAATGAGCCGCAGACGGATTTCTTCCATTTCTTCAGTAAGAGCCGGCATGGGGTACGTAATGGACTCCACCTTCGCCCCCAGGTACCGGGCCACATCCAGGTACCGTTCGATGACGTGTTTATGGGCGTTGGGCCCGGTAATAGCTTTGGAGATCAGTCCGCTGCCCTCCCGCATCTCACAGTAGCCGATCCGGTTGGGACAACCGGTGAGCCAGGCCATGACCGCGCTCTTGAACAGCCCCTGGAGGTCGATGACCAGGTCGAAGTGTTTGCTGTGCAGCATGGCCCGGGTCTTCTTCAGGGTCTCCCAGCGTTTGCCCCAGCCCATCTTCCCAAAGGCCGCCTTGTCAAAATACAGGATTTCGTCAATGATGGGCGGTTCAGGCACAAAAGCGCTGAACTGGGGATGGACCAGCCAGCTGATCCTGCTTTGGGGGAAGGTCTGCCGCAGGGCCACCGCAAAGGGCAGGGCGTGGATCACGTCCCCCAGGGAACTCATTTTGATGATCAGGATGTTCTTGTAGTCCATCATACCTCCGCCTGCCGCTGCAGCACCCGTTCCACAAAGGTCTTCAGATCCGTGCCCGTAAACCGATAGCCCGGGATGCCGGCCGCCAGGGCCGCCTGTACATCGCTTTCGTTGTCCCCGATGAGGAACGACCCTTCCCGGCTCAGATCATGGTCCGCCATCGCCTGCAGGATCATCCCCGGTTTGGGTTTCCGGCAGTTGCACTCGATGGTCAGCGACCGGATCACCCCTTTGGTGGGATGGTGGGGACAGAAATAGAAGCCGTCGATCTGACCGCCGGCTTTCTCCATTTCTTTTGCCATATAGGCATGGAGGGCTTCCATGTCTTTTTGGGTATAGTAGCCCCGGGCGATGCCGCTCTGGTTGGTCACCACGTAGATGGCATAGCCCAGGCTGTGGAGCAGGGCCACCGCTTCTCTGGCACCCTGCACCCATTCCACCTGGTCCGGACGGTAGATGTAGCCCTTATCCATGTCCAGCACCCCGTCCCGGTCCAGGAACACCGCTTTCTTGCCCGTTGTCATGCCTTGTAATAACCGTCGGAATCCTGCAGCACCTGGCAGTATTCCTTCACGGCCTGGCTGAAGTCCGTAAACCCGCCGTCATAGCCGGTGGCCAGCAGTTTCGTGGCATCGGCCTGGGTGTAGCTCTGGTACTTGCCCTTCAGCACTTCCGGGAAGGGAACGTACACCAGCTCGCCGCTGCCGAAGAATTCCAGTACGGCTCTGGCCATATCATTGAACGTATGGGCATGGCCGGTGCCCAGGTTGTAGATGCCCTTCAGTTCCGGGTGCTGCCAGAAGTACAGCAGGACCTTCACCACGTCCTTCACGTACACAAAGTCCCGGGTCTGTTCACCGGGGCCGTAGCCGTCGTATTCTCCGAATAATTTTACCTTATGTTCTGCCTTCCACTGCAGGAACATCTGGCGCACCATGGATGCCATCTTGCCCTTGTGGTTCTCCTGGGGCCCGAATACATTGAAATACCGGAACCCGGCAATCTGGCTTTCCGCTTTGTCAAAGTACCGGCGGGCATAGTTGTCGAAGAACAGCTTGGAGAACGCGTACACGTTCAGGGCTTCCTCGCAGGCCGGTTCTTCCCGGAACCCGTTCTTGCCGCTGCCGTAGGTAGAGGCAGAAGAGGCATACAGGAACTGGATGCGCCGATCCAGGGCAAAGTGCATCAGGGTCTTGGTATATTCGAAGTTGTTTTCCATCATGTACTTGCCGTTGTATTCCATGGTATCGGAGCAGGCCCCTTCATGGAAGATCACGTCGATGGGTTCATAATCGAATTTGCCGTCCCGCACCCGCTGGATGAAATCATATTTATCCAGGTAATCCAGCACCTTCAGACCCTGGATGTTCTTGAACTTCACCATATTGGTCAGGTTGTCCACCACCAGGATGTCATCCCGTCCCCTGTCGTTCAAGCCCTTGATAATATTGCTGCCGATAAAACCGGCGCCGCCGGTTACAATGATCATAATTTGCCCTCCTTGACCAGTTTCACGATTTTCTGGATCACACCGGTGGTGGAATACCCTTCCTTGAAGGGCAGGATCTCCACCTTGCCGGCATATTCCCGGCCGGCCACTTCCTCCGGCCTGTAATCTCCGCCCTTCACCAGGATGTCCGGACGGATCCGTTTGATGAGCTCTGTGGGGGTATCTTCCCCGAACAGCACTACGGCATCCACGCAGGCCAGGGCGGCCAGCAGCCGTGCCCGGTCGTTTTCCTGATTCAGGGGACGGGTCTCCCCTTTCAGCCGTTTCACTGACGCATCGGTGTTCACACCCACGATCAGGTGCTGGCCCAGTTTGGCTGCCTGTTCCAGATACTGCACATGGCCGGCATGCAAAATGTCGAAGCACCCGTTGGTGAACACGATCCGTTCCCCGGCTGCCTGCCAGGTACGGGCCAGGCTGGTCACTTCCTCCCAGCTCAAAGGCCGGTAGTCCCGGCCCTCCCGTTCTTCGCTGGCCAGCACTTCCTTCAGCAGTTCCTCCCTGTGCACCGGGTAGGTCCCCACTTTGGACACCACGATCCCGGCTGCCTTGTTGGACAGGTTCAGGGCCTCCCCCAGGGAAAGGCCACCGGCCACTGCTGCCAGCAGCACCGCTGCCACCGTATCTCCGGCCCCGGACACGTCGAACACATCCCGGGCCGTAGCCGCTTCGGTGATGACTTCCTGTTTGTTGATCAGGGACACCCCTTTTTCGGAACGGGTCACCACCACATTCCTGATGTGGAAGGTATCCCGGGCTTTAGCCGCCAGTTCCACCAGAGGTCCTGTTTCATTGGGGACCACTTTGCCCCCTGCTTCACACATTTCCTTCACGTTGGGGGTGATGAAATCGCAGCCCGTGTATTTCCGCCAGTCACTGCCCTTGGGATCTACCAGCACGGGTACCTGGGACTGATGGGCCAGGGCCATCACCGTCTGGCAGAAATGATCCGAACACACACCCTTGGCGTAGTCGCTGAGTACGATGCCGTCCAGGCCCTGCTGCAGCCGTTTCTGCAGCCAGTCCAGCAGCTGTTTCTCCTCGTCCGGATCCAGGTCCCCGGGTTCCTCGAAATCCAGCCGCAGCATCTGCTGCCGGCCACCGATCACCCGCAGTTTCGTAATGGTCTTCCGTCCCGGCATGGGAAACAGGCCAGAAAAATCAATGCCGGCGCCGGCCATTTTCTGTTCCAGGTCTTCCCGATGGGCATCCAGGCCCGTGACCCCGGCCGCATATACCTGCACCCCCAGGCCGGCCAGGTTGGCTGCCACGTTACCGGCGCCCCCCAGCACGCTTTCCATATGGCGCACATGGTTCACCGGCACCGGGGCTTCCGGAGAAATCCGTTTCACTTCCCCGTAGATATACCGATCCAGCATCACGTCGCCGATAACGGCAATCCGCAGTTTCTGGATGGTTTCCGTTAAGAACCGGGTGCTTTTCGTATTACGCATAGTCTTCCACCAGCTCACAGAGAATATGTCCCAGGATCTCATGGATTTCCTGGGCCCGTGCCGTATTGGTGGACGGCACATCCAGCAGCACGTCGCACAGGTCAGCCATTTTGCCGCCCCCCTTGGCCGTGAAACCGATCACCCGTATGCCCTTTTCCCGGGCCTTGGCTATGGCTTCCAGCACGTTGCCGCTGTTGCCGGAAGTGGAAATCCCCACCAGCACATCCCCTTCCCGGCCCAGGCCTTCCACCTGCCGGGCGAAGATCTTGTCATAGCCGTAATCATTGCCAATGGCCGTCAGGATGGACGTATCCGTGGTGAGCGCCAGCGCTGCCATCCCCGGCCGTTCTTTCTGGAACCGTCCCACGATCTCCGCGGCCCAGTGCTGGGCATCGGCTGCCGAGCCGCCGTTGCCACAGAACATCACCTTGCCGCCGGAAGCCAGGGTAAGAGAAATCATCCCTGCGGCTTCCTCCACCGCCTTCAGCAGCCGTTTGCTGCCCATGACTTTATGGACCAGCTTCTCATGTTCCAGCAGCCGAGCGCTGATCGTTTCCTGCACCTTACCACCGATAGAGGTCATAAGTCACACTCCATTCATGATCATTGTCATATTTCTTATCCCGGTATTCCAGTCCCAGCCGGAAGCAGCAGAAATCATGGTACCAGCGATAGATGTACTCATAGACGCCGCTCTTGCCCTGGTCATACCGCATTACGAAGTTCACCCAGTCGTTCTTCCCCAGCTGTTTGGACAGGCCCCACTGCAGCTCCTTGGCCATATCCGGATCCGAGTAGGAGAAGACGGAACTGTGCTCTTTTTCGTAGTAGTAGCCCAGCCAGGTGTTCCAGCCGCCTTCAAAGGCCTTATTCAACGTGGCGGAATACAGCATGGTCTTCTTCGTTTCGTCGTTGATGCTTTCCCGGACCCACTTGTGGCCCACACCCAGGTTCAGGTACAGAGGCTGTTTTTCCCGGGTCAGCCGGATGGGATCATGATTCAGATAGACCCCGTATTCCGTATGCCAGCTGCGCTTCCAGTTGTCCTTCCACAGGCCGTGGCTGATGTAGGCGGAATAGTTCACCGGTACATTCTTATCGAACTTGTGGCTCTTGTAAACGAACTTCACATCCCGCTCTTTGCGGATCCAGTTGTTGTCCGAGTCTTCCGTATGGCCGTCCTGGATCTGCACGTAAAAATTCTTTTCATTCTGCACATCCGTGAACAGGGGCCGCCAGCCGATCTTGGAATAATATTTCAATTCCGCATCCAGGTTGTTTTTGTTGCTCACCGGAATGTCCAGATTGTAGCGGATCTTCACCCCATGATCCGTATCATATCCGATATGGGGCAGCAGGCTCTGTTTGCTCCCGTCATCCTGCATCCGGTTGATCCAGCGATCCCGGGAGTAGATATGCTTGCCCTTTACATACACCTTGACGTTGTAGGCAATGATCTTGTCCTTGGGATAGATCACCACTTTGTCTGCCTTCACTTCCACACAGGGGGGATGGTAAATGGCCGGGCAGCGGGTGGTGGACCCGCCGCTGGTCAGTTCCACCCGGTCGGGGTAGATTTCCCCGATATCCGCCTTGTAGATATCCTTCCCGTTATGGCCGGAAATATTCTTCACCGTTCCGGTCTTGTCCAGGAAATTGTAGTGTCCCCATTTCCCATCCGTGACACTGGTGCCGGTACTGGTGTCATCCACGATCCGGCCGCCGGTAAGCAGGTACACATCCCCGGTTTTGGAATTGCCCTGGGCCTGGGCCGTATACAGTTTCTGATTGCCCTGGTACAGACGCACATTCCCGGAAGCCGCAAAATCGCCGGTTTCCGTATTGTATTTCACCTGATCCCCATAGATGGTAATGGGCAGGGTGGATTCACTGGGGACGGTCTCCCCTCTTTTTTCCCGTTCCTTCTGCTCTTTGGACGTTTCTTTTCCAGCCTGGGTGATGGCTTCCACTTTGGCATCGGGCTGATCCTGGATCCGGCGGATTCCCTCATGCTGGTGGGCATAGGATTCCACTTCATCCAGGCTCTGGGGCTCGTTCAGAAACGCCCGCGGCTGATACGCCGGGCCATCCTTGCTGCTCAGCTTGCCCCCGTCATAGGTGACAGCTGCGCTGGCCATCCCCGGCAGCGACAGCGCCAATGTAATTCCTAAGGCCAATGCCTTCTTGTTCATAGGATCTTGTCCTCCACTGGTAAAATTCGCTTGTCAATCGTTTCCATCAAATTCATAAACAAAGATACACTCTTCATCATTATAACACAAAAGACCCGGCTCTTCCGCAACTTTGTGTGAAAGAGCCGGGTCCCGGCTGCAGGTACCATCGGTACCCACCGTTTTGTTCCTTGTCTTACAGAGTGCTGGCGTCGTAGGCAGAACCGTCGTCTTCATCCAGCAGGGGCTGGTTGCTGCTGTCGTTCTTGCGCACCCGTTTTCCGGCATCGTCGTCCTTCTGCTTCTGGGCAGCGTCTGCCGCGGCTTCCGTTTCCGCATCCGCTTTGTCGCCGCCTTCTGCCTTGTCTGCAGCGTTGGCTTCGGTGGTATCCTGAGAAATAGTCTTGTCCTGGGCTGCCACCACATCCGCATCGGATTCATCCAGAGAGATGCCGCTGTCCTTTTTGGGAGTCACGGCAGCGGCCGGTTCTTTCGTGGAAGTGTCTCCACTGACAGCGGGCTGCTGGGCCGCTGCGTTTTCACCGGCGGCCACAGCCACGCCGGAAGCCGGTTCGGCAGCTGCGGGACCATTCACCACCGCATTGCTGTCCAGCTGCTGGCCCCTGGCGGTGTTCCCGGCCAGGATCACGCCGTCCACGCTGGTGTCTTCCGAAACCTGCACATAGGTATTGGTCCCGGCAGGGATGGTCACGGAAGAGCCCTTCACGAAAGCACCGCCTACGATGCCCACCGGCCCGAACAGGACCATGCCCCCAATGGAGGCACCGGCAGCACCGGCTGCGGTCTTGGCCTGCTGTTTGGCCAGTTCACCCACGGTGACAGGGATGGCCCCGCCATTGACGGCTACCACATGGGAGAAGTCCAGATCGATCCGGGCATCCCGGCCGAAAATCCGGGGCTGCACGATTTTTTTGATCTGGCCATAGCCTTTGGAACCTTTGGGCAGTACCAGGGCATCGCCCACATACACGTTATCGTCCACGATGAAGTCGATGCTGTCGCCCTGCTGGTTCGTCTTGCTGCTGATATCCTGCATGAATTTCACTTTGATCAGGGAGTCCTTGGGCAATACCACCGTACTGGAGGTCAGGCTGCCACTGGAGAAGGCGGCCTTGGTCAGCCGGTTCAGGCGGCTGCTGAAAGTATCCTTCGTATACTGGGTTCCGAAAATCTGGGTTTCCAGAGAACCGATCCGTTCTCTGGCGGCCTCTGTACTCATCCGGTCAGAGAACTGCCATTCGATCACATTCAGCATGGTGGCAGCCGAGAGCTTGCCGTTGGCCGGAGCCCCCTCCAGACCGTTATACAGGTGATCCACCCGGCTCATCACCGATCCGGTGCTCTTCTGGCCGTACATTTCCATTTCCATCTTGTCCACCCGGGACACCAGGGAACCGGTCTGCACCGCACCATACAGGAAACTTTCCGCCGTTTCCAGCTTCCCAGCCACCGTATTGCTGGTTGCCATTTCCTCGGCAAAGGCCGGGACCAGGCAGGTCAGACAAAGAAGCGCTGTCAAAAACAGGCTGATGAATTTTTTCTTCACTCCAGACACCTCCGTCAGGGTAATTTCAGAATAATGTAGTTTCATTGTACCATAGTTGCCTTATTTTTTCCACGGGGCCAGCTTTTCTTCCATCTCCGCCCGCATGCGATCCATGAGTTCGTAGCGGCGGCGATGGTTGGCCCGCTTGGACGGT
This region of Acidaminococcus timonensis genomic DNA includes:
- the waaF gene encoding lipopolysaccharide heptosyltransferase II, with amino-acid sequence MMDYKNILIIKMSSLGDVIHALPFAVALRQTFPQSRISWLVHPQFSAFVPEPPIIDEILYFDKAAFGKMGWGKRWETLKKTRAMLHSKHFDLVIDLQGLFKSAVMAWLTGCPNRIGYCEMREGSGLISKAITGPNAHKHVIERYLDVARYLGAKVESITYPMPALTEEMEEIRLRLIGAGIPDKEGPLPYVVFVPGARWDTKRWPLDHYAALAKKFLERGLYVVLAGGPGDAPLGEAILQQVGEDPRLIDFIGKTSLRELGALIKGARFYVSGDTGPLHIATALQKPLVTMYGPTRPDRTGPYGNPNATVLLSPVECAGCLKKHCDHWTCMGAVTPEQVFMDFLKKEGKACD
- a CDS encoding D-glycero-alpha-D-manno-heptose-1,7-bisphosphate 7-phosphatase, with protein sequence MTTGKKAVFLDRDGVLDMDKGYIYRPDQVEWVQGAREAVALLHSLGYAIYVVTNQSGIARGYYTQKDMEALHAYMAKEMEKAGGQIDGFYFCPHHPTKGVIRSLTIECNCRKPKPGMILQAMADHDLSREGSFLIGDNESDVQAALAAGIPGYRFTGTDLKTFVERVLQRQAEV
- the rfaD gene encoding ADP-glyceromanno-heptose 6-epimerase, which encodes MIIVTGGAGFIGSNIIKGLNDRGRDDILVVDNLTNMVKFKNIQGLKVLDYLDKYDFIQRVRDGKFDYEPIDVIFHEGACSDTMEYNGKYMMENNFEYTKTLMHFALDRRIQFLYASSASTYGSGKNGFREEPACEEALNVYAFSKLFFDNYARRYFDKAESQIAGFRYFNVFGPQENHKGKMASMVRQMFLQWKAEHKVKLFGEYDGYGPGEQTRDFVYVKDVVKVLLYFWQHPELKGIYNLGTGHAHTFNDMARAVLEFFGSGELVYVPFPEVLKGKYQSYTQADATKLLATGYDGGFTDFSQAVKEYCQVLQDSDGYYKA
- the rfaE1 gene encoding D-glycero-beta-D-manno-heptose-7-phosphate kinase, which encodes MRNTKSTRFLTETIQKLRIAVIGDVMLDRYIYGEVKRISPEAPVPVNHVRHMESVLGGAGNVAANLAGLGVQVYAAGVTGLDAHREDLEQKMAGAGIDFSGLFPMPGRKTITKLRVIGGRQQMLRLDFEEPGDLDPDEEKQLLDWLQKRLQQGLDGIVLSDYAKGVCSDHFCQTVMALAHQSQVPVLVDPKGSDWRKYTGCDFITPNVKEMCEAGGKVVPNETGPLVELAAKARDTFHIRNVVVTRSEKGVSLINKQEVITEAATARDVFDVSGAGDTVAAVLLAAVAGGLSLGEALNLSNKAAGIVVSKVGTYPVHREELLKEVLASEEREGRDYRPLSWEEVTSLARTWQAAGERIVFTNGCFDILHAGHVQYLEQAAKLGQHLIVGVNTDASVKRLKGETRPLNQENDRARLLAALACVDAVVLFGEDTPTELIKRIRPDILVKGGDYRPEEVAGREYAGKVEILPFKEGYSTTGVIQKIVKLVKEGKL
- the gmhA gene encoding D-sedoheptulose 7-phosphate isomerase, which codes for MTSIGGKVQETISARLLEHEKLVHKVMGSKRLLKAVEEAAGMISLTLASGGKVMFCGNGGSAADAQHWAAEIVGRFQKERPGMAALALTTDTSILTAIGNDYGYDKIFARQVEGLGREGDVLVGISTSGNSGNVLEAIAKAREKGIRVIGFTAKGGGKMADLCDVLLDVPSTNTARAQEIHEILGHILCELVEDYA
- a CDS encoding OstA-like protein; translation: MNKKALALGITLALSLPGMASAAVTYDGGKLSSKDGPAYQPRAFLNEPQSLDEVESYAHQHEGIRRIQDQPDAKVEAITQAGKETSKEQKEREKRGETVPSESTLPITIYGDQVKYNTETGDFAASGNVRLYQGNQKLYTAQAQGNSKTGDVYLLTGGRIVDDTSTGTSVTDGKWGHYNFLDKTGTVKNISGHNGKDIYKADIGEIYPDRVELTSGGSTTRCPAIYHPPCVEVKADKVVIYPKDKIIAYNVKVYVKGKHIYSRDRWINRMQDDGSKQSLLPHIGYDTDHGVKIRYNLDIPVSNKNNLDAELKYYSKIGWRPLFTDVQNEKNFYVQIQDGHTEDSDNNWIRKERDVKFVYKSHKFDKNVPVNYSAYISHGLWKDNWKRSWHTEYGVYLNHDPIRLTREKQPLYLNLGVGHKWVRESINDETKKTMLYSATLNKAFEGGWNTWLGYYYEKEHSSVFSYSDPDMAKELQWGLSKQLGKNDWVNFVMRYDQGKSGVYEYIYRWYHDFCCFRLGLEYRDKKYDNDHEWSVTYDLYRW